The genomic window AAACGTGTTTTCCCGAAATTCAAGTTCACAAAAAAATTCTATTTCTTCCTGACGGGCGGACGGAACCGAGCTTTGTCCAAATCTGAGGTTCTGGGTCGCTTGGTCTATTGTGGTTTTCAAATCGAAAAGACGGAAGAAATTGATGGGAAGCTCTACTTCAAGGTGAGGAAAGTTTCTGAACCATTGGCGGAAGTTGAACCCAGCACGGGTTTGCTCCTACGCATTAAGAGAATCGGTTATAAGAATCAGCCGATTACCGTTTACAAATTCAGAACAATGCACCCTTACGCTCAGTACATTCAAGCTTATGTCTTTGAGCAGAATAATTTACAAGAAGGCGGAAAATTTGCTGATGATTTCCGAATTACCAAATGGGGCAGATGGATGCGGAAATTCTGGATTGACGAAATTCCAATGATCTACAATATCCTGCGCGGTGATCTGAAGCTGGTAGGTGTCCGTCCGTTAAGCGAGCATTACTTGAGCCTTTATTCGGCTGAGCACAAAGTTCTACGTGTGAAAGGTAAGCCTGGATTGATTCCGCCTTTTTATGCTGATATGCCAAATACGCTGGATGAGATTATGGAGTCTGAATCGCGCTACATGGAAGCATATTTTCAAGATCCCATTTCTACTGATTTTAATGTTTGCCTGAAGGCCTTCTCTAATATTCTGCTGAAAAAAGCGCGAAGCCATTGATGGCAAGAATTACCCTATTCTTTCTTTTATTATTGACGGTTCAAGTCGCTTCGGCTCAAACCGTTTATGAGCCTTACGGCAATTCGGTTTATCGATTCCTTGATGAAATGGCCGCTGCTGGACATATTTCCGTCAATACTTTTGCCAAGCCCTTTTCACGAAAGCAAATTGCCGAATTCCTGGAAGAGATTGAGGGACAAAAAGAGGATTTAACACAAAGACAAATTGACCAGCTCGAATTTTTTCTTCGAGATTACGGTAAGGAATTGCGAGTGGGAAAGGACTGGGATCGTCGACGCGATCTTTTCTTTTACAGTGATTCTGTTTTTGAACTTACAGTCAATCCAATTTTGGGTGGCTCGGTGATGGTGAACGAGAATGGAAATAGAATTTGGCGAAGAATAGGTGGTGAATTTTTTGCGTCAGCGGGAAACTTCGGATTTTACGGTTCGATTAGAGACAACAATGTTTCCGAAGTACTTGCTGCACCTCAGTATTTGACCACCAGGCAAGGCGAAAATTACAAGTCGATTTCTGCCGAGAACAGAAGTGACTTCAACGAGGCTATCGGTGGAATTTCCTACCACTGGAAATGGGGCGATTTAGCGGTGATGAAGGATCGGCTCACTTGGGGGAATACCGTTCGTAATGCAAATGTGTTTTCCGGAAAGGCTCCTTCTTATGCCATGATCAATTACCGACTTTATCCCACAGATTGGCTGGAGTTTCAATACATCCATGGATGGTTAGTGTCCGAGGAGCTGGATAGTGCGCGTACCTACTTGACCCCAAATGGGAACAGGAAGATCTATATGAACAAGAACATCGCGGCGAACTACTTGACCATTAAGTCTAAATGGGATATTGACTTCACTTTTGGGAATTCGATCGTTTACAGCGATAATGGTTTGAATCCGGTTTATTTCATTCCTTTTATGTTCTTTAAGTCCGTGGACCATACGTATTCGGGAACGGGTAGTAACGAGCTCGGGCAAAATGCACAATTGTTTTTCGATGTAAGTGCTCGAGCGATTAAAAACCTCCATTTGTACGCGTCACTTTTTGTAGATGAAGTGAGCCTGAGCAATATGTGGGATTCAGATAATCAAACCAATATCATGAGTCTTAAATTAGGTGGAACATGGTTTAATGCGCTACCCAATGTTCACCTGAGCACCGAATACACACGCACCAACCCCTGGACGTATCGCCATCAGATCGAGTCTACCACTTTTGCTTCCAATCAATACAATATGGGTCATTATCTGGGAGAGAATGCCGATGAAATCTATGGAGCTATCGAATACATTCCGATGAAGAATCTTCGCTTTAAGGCTGGCTTATGGCATGTTCGAAAAGGCGAACCGCACGTATACGAAATCATCAATGGCAATGCGAATGTGACGGGGCTGGAGTTTTTAGAAACAGTTGATTGGAGTCAAACGGGAGCTAGTTTTTCAGTAGAGTGGGAGGTGATCAATGGAGCGGTCGTGTTTCTCGAATTACTCTATTTAGATTCTGAAGGAAACGAGACATATACTCCCGAGTTTCTTTCGGGTCAGGTCATTTCCGCCGAGGGAGGCTTTCGAATCGGTTTTTGATAATTACTTGTTCTCCGCGGGAATTTGTGGCTGTTCAGCGGGTGTTCCTTCACCTCCATCGAGCAGGTATTGCATTTCAAACAGTTTTAGTTGGAGCTCAAACATCTTCATCTTGATGTCATTCAATTGCTCATCTGTTTGATCAGGAATAATGGGATTCGATTCTCGTGATTCAATCGGGCCTTCAAGATTCACTTCATTTGGAGAAACATCTTCTTTCTTCGAACCGAAGAGGCTCCATTTTTTGTCTTTGGGCTCTTTTTCCTCCTTCACTTTTTTCTCAGGGTATTGATCTTCCGTTCGGTTAAAGTTGTATCGCAGACCCACTCCGAAGTAGGAGTATTTATCATTGGCAGAAAAGTCTCGATCCCACGCGTCTAGTCGATCTGTAGCTAAATTATTGAGCGCGTAACTGAGTGTGATGTCCGTTTTGTAATTCACTCTGTATCCTGCCGTAAAACCCACCGGAATATTCAATGCCGTGGCCGGTGAATCTTTTTCTTCAAGGACGTATCGCTGAGTTGGAGGGTTTTCATCAACCACGGTATAGCCTACGTAGTCTCGTATCTGCCCTTGCTGAGTGCCTTCGGGTCTCCAAGTCGAGATGGCCCGAAAAAAAGTAACCCCGATTCCTATTTCAGCATTGAGGTAGAATTTGTATTTCGAAAGATCATCACCATCTCCAAAGAGCTCATTGAGAATGTCAAAACTGGCTTTGGCATTGATGGTATTGTATTCGGATTCAAAATCCAAAGGCAAACTTTCTTTGCCCGGAGTTCTTCCTCCTCCCAGCGTACCTTGCTCAAATTCCAACTTGGCTCCAAGGCCAAAGTCAAATTTCTTTTCTGCGTATACGCTCCAACCAAACTGGTAGTATGTTCCAAAATCCTTGAAAGGAGCAAACATGTCGTAGTCAGCCATGCTTCCATGAAATAAAGCTAAGCCTGCGCTTGCACCCACAGAAAATCCGTCAAAGAAAGGGCCCAATTGACTTTCACTTTCTTCATCTTCGGCTAAAAGAAGGTGCTGAGAAGCTTCTACATGTTGGCGGTAAGCCTTAACCCATGGGTCATTGTTTACCGGGCCTCCGGCCAATAAAATCAAAGGCACGAGCATAGATGTAAGGAGGAGAGACTTTTTCACGCTATAAAACTGGCTTTTTTGATCCAATAATCAATCATCATTCGACTGAATTGTCCCAAATTCATTGTTGATAACCATACTCGAATACGCCGAAATAGTTTTACTTTAGACCGTAAAATTGTGATTGAATTGCCAATCAGATGAAATCCCTCTATTTAACCGTCTTTTTTTCCGTGCTTATCGGCCTGCTCAACGGGCAGGATTTGATAGAGCGGAATTATTTTGACAATGCAAAAGCAAAGAATGCCGCAATCGCTGCAGCCCGCTACGCCGAAGAGGGATATTATTACACGAAGTTTACTACTTTCATCAACTCTGTAGATAGCTCACGACTATTTGCCGATACGGCGTTATTCTTCATAAAGCGCTCGCTCATGCTGAGTGATACGTCACTTTATCATGCACCAAAGACAAATCTTCGAGCCTTGAATCTTCTGTATGAGGGAAAGGAGAAGCTTGTTGTTGCAGATTCCGTAATGAGAGAATTCTACCCTATGGTAGAGATATCTTCACATCGTTTTTTTGGGAAAGAATCATCGATTCATTTGAGCAATGCGGTAATGGACCTTTTTAATGCATCGCTACTGCTCAAATCCGACGCTCCAAAGGAGAATAAGGATATACCCAATTATGAGGTGCTTCCGTTTGAAGACGAATTGGTGAGACTTGAAGCTGATGAGGCATCTTTTCAGCAGGCCGCTAACAGTTACGAAGAGGAAATAGCCTTGTACGAGGATATGTATAAAGAGCTGGAGAACGAGTCAGTGCGTGCCACGAATGCGTCAATCGTCAGCTCGATTGAAACGTCAATGATGCAAGTGGAGTATCAATTAAATAATGCCGTTTCCGGTTTGGAAGACGCTTCATTTCGCATTAAAGAAATCAGAGAGTTACTCGATAAAAAATACTTGCAAGATGTACAGGGAGTTGAAGAGCCTGAGTACATGTCGCAATTCGATAAAGCTGAAGAAGGCGAGGTCTTAATGAACGAGGATGTTCCAGATGGGTTGGTTTACAAAATTCAGCTTGGTTACTATCCTGAAGATGTAGATAAGAACAACTTTACCGGTCTTTTCCCTGTTAGTGGTGAAACGGTGAAGGACGGGCTAGCCCGGTTTTATGCAGGTTTGTTCTTCAGTTATGAAGAGGCAAGCAGAGGGAATGCTTTCGTTCGAGAAAGTGCCATTCCCAATTCGTTTGTGGTGCCGTTTTACAACGGGCAAAAAATCAGTATGAGTCGTGCAGTTGCCATCGAGCAGCAAAGAGGGGCTGAATAAGTTAATCGTCTTCTTCCTGCATCGTTTTTTGCTGAAGTGCAATCAGCTTGTACATCTCCATTTGAGCCCTCACTTTCTTTTCATCTTTCTCTCGCTCGACATATTCATTGGTCTGGTTTCCTGCTAGTAATCTCGCCTTGACGTTATCGTTCCATTGCAGCTCCATCATATCTTTGATTTCCTTTCTCACCTTTGGATCATAGATAGCGACGCTTACTTCTACTCGGTAGTCTAGATTCCTTTCCATCCAGTCGGCGGAACTAATGTAAATGTCTTCATTTCCGTCGTTTCCGAAAATGAAAACACGTGCATGTTCAAGATATCGGTCGATGATACTGTGCACTTGGATATTGTCGCTTATGCCTTTTATTCCGGGTATCAAAGAGCATATTCCCCTTACCAAAAGGCGAATTTTCACACCTGCCTTGCTCGCTTGGTATAGCTTACGTATCAGTGTCTCATCTACCAGACTGTTTACTTTAATGAATACATAAGCGCTTAGTCCCGCTTTGGCATTTTGAATCTCTCTATTGAGCTTTTTAATGTACCCCGAGCGCATGGTGGCAGGTGCTACCAGCAAATGTTTGAAACGAAAGTGTAGATAGGGCCTTTCTATAAATGCAATCACTTTGAGTGCCTCATCGCAGATTTCCGCATTCGTCGTAAACAGAGCAAGATCGCTGTAAACCTTGGCTGTTCC from Cryomorphaceae bacterium 1068 includes these protein-coding regions:
- a CDS encoding sugar transferase — translated: MEEVAGAQKVVEGIAGSRLLSFVAPVLENREGKTEVVKVSDHFNVEKHADQSLDGFMNLHRVNDIQGINRFFKLVNQKLKSGGSFIGCVETLEQRRERLFRKFPPVINVGYYGSDFIFKRVFPKFKFTKKFYFFLTGGRNRALSKSEVLGRLVYCGFQIEKTEEIDGKLYFKVRKVSEPLAEVEPSTGLLLRIKRIGYKNQPITVYKFRTMHPYAQYIQAYVFEQNNLQEGGKFADDFRITKWGRWMRKFWIDEIPMIYNILRGDLKLVGVRPLSEHYLSLYSAEHKVLRVKGKPGLIPPFYADMPNTLDEIMESESRYMEAYFQDPISTDFNVCLKAFSNILLKKARSH